One window of Streptomyces sp. NBC_00273 genomic DNA carries:
- a CDS encoding bestrophin-like domain yields the protein MSEWLVLAIAMALVCALVLAITAIRHRRAADDEDTSETPDVIEYMTMMVGVVYAIVLGLAIAGVWEARGAAEDSVRREAQALYEVTQRADVYPAAVRDRIRGEVDAYVSHTVAVDWPLLTSGDSASPEGAALLGKLRTDVTHQSPANELQAQAYQPLLDHIATADDARHSRTQSSESTLPGVVWFGLLVGGLVTVGLIFTLQIRRSGRELLLAGLFSALIVFLLFMVWSFDAPYGREGIDSAAPFQDLFPATASAAVASR from the coding sequence GTGTCCGAATGGCTGGTCCTGGCCATCGCCATGGCGCTCGTCTGCGCCCTCGTCCTCGCCATCACCGCGATCCGGCACCGCCGGGCCGCCGACGACGAGGACACCAGCGAAACCCCCGATGTCATCGAGTACATGACGATGATGGTGGGCGTGGTCTACGCGATCGTGCTGGGCCTGGCCATCGCGGGCGTCTGGGAGGCGCGCGGCGCCGCCGAGGACAGCGTGCGCCGCGAGGCCCAGGCCCTGTACGAGGTGACCCAGCGCGCCGACGTCTACCCGGCGGCCGTCCGCGACCGGATCCGGGGCGAGGTGGACGCGTACGTCTCCCACACCGTCGCCGTGGACTGGCCGCTGCTGACCTCCGGCGACAGCGCCTCGCCCGAAGGCGCTGCACTGCTCGGCAAGCTGCGCACCGACGTCACGCACCAGAGCCCGGCCAACGAGCTCCAGGCGCAGGCCTACCAGCCGCTGCTGGACCACATCGCGACCGCCGACGACGCGCGGCACTCGCGGACGCAGAGCTCCGAGTCCACGCTGCCGGGCGTGGTGTGGTTCGGGCTGCTGGTCGGTGGGCTGGTCACGGTCGGACTGATCTTCACCCTGCAGATCCGGCGCTCCGGACGGGAGTTGCTGCTCGCCGGGCTGTTCAGCGCGCTGATCGTGTTCCTGCTCTTCATGGTGTGGAGTTTCGACGCGCCGTACGGCCGGGAGGGGATCGACTCGGCCGCACCGTTCCAGGACCTGTTCCCGGCCACGGCGTCGGCAGCCGTCGCCAGCCGCTGA